In the genome of Thalassophryne amazonica chromosome 6, fThaAma1.1, whole genome shotgun sequence, the window TCAGATTTGTCAACAACATTTGAGAGAAAtatgtcttttgtgtatatagaaaatgtttctgGATCTTTAAGCTCAGCTCAAGAAAaacaggagcaaaaacaaaagtgttgcatttatattttcatTCAGTGTCCTTTACTGATCAGCATTTTTATAATATAAAATTTGATTGATCAGTATTATATTTCTGAAATATTGTGATAAAGACAATgtaggggtagtggccaagtggttggtgtgCTTGGGTTCAGTGCGGCAGGTCCCAGTTCAAacaccatccctgccacatttctccatataacgtggagttgtatcaggaagggcatccaccttggatctgctgtggcaactctgagtgcaaacaagggagcagccgaagggtcttactattgTGACAGCGACACTCTTCAGATACTCTGAGTATTTGAACTAACATCTGACATTTTACTGATTTGGGGTTTTATTACATTTCAGCATCAATTCTTTGCTCAAACTCTTGTCACCATGGCGATATTTCTACATACCAAGAACAGGTTGGACAGGATGGTGTCCACAGTGAAGGTCGTCATGGCAGCGAGCTGTTCCTCATCCTCAGCCAACAGGGAGCAGTGGTGTACGGCGGCAGCTGCGAGGTCAACGGCTCTCTGGAGCACGAAGCTTCCCTCTGTGTCGATAAAAACCGCCTGAGCACCAAGGCCGCCAAAACACTCGGGGATCTGAACATCTACCGCCACCTGCAGACTACAAGGAGAAAGCAaaatcacagattgtccaaaccaaCCAAAACTTTTTTCAAAGCTTCCAAACTGATTAAAGCCTCACCATAGTTGCGTTTTTCCAACTCCTGGTATTCCACAGATTTCTGTGATTTTCCCAACAGGAAGTCCTCCTCcaagtgcagcatccagcgctGAGGAGAATGTTACAATGCTCCTTAGCTCCTCCTCCTTATGCAGGAGCTCCAACGCTGTCATTGACCGTCTTTCGTCTACATTCCTCCTCACAGCCTGCAGAACCTCCAGCGCCTCCTGCTGGGACAGACCAGCTTCTGCAGCAGAAGCCACCAAAATAGTAAGAAATCTAATTCAAAATTGAAAAAGGGTGTCAGATTGTCAACCCTCATATCCACCGCCAACACACGACCTTCACATCATGACTCCTTACAGGTTGGGAAGCACAGGTGCAAACAGAGTAAAATTCAGAGATGAAGTTACATGTGGTTAAAAGTTACGAAACACTGAAAAACTTCTCAGAactgaagaaaaaagtaaataCATTTCCACAGCCGTTTAAATCCTGGTTTAAACGTTAAAATTGGTCTTGAACAGACTTAATTCATATGTAAAtagattttaacattttaaaagcttGTTCCAGTTGCAAAACTGTCAAAAACAGTGAAATAAACATTTAAACAGTTTAAAATATtttccattttttccacattAAAACAAGAGCAAAAACGGTGACGGGTTTAAATTAAAACGGTTTTAAATTGATATTATGTATTGGTCGATCGTTTGTTTTGGGATTGATTAACCGAGTGATCATCGTTTTCAGAGGGGGTGTGAACGGAGTCGGTTTCTGATCCAGATCGGTCACCTTTGCTGAGCTGAAGCGGTTGGAGGTGCAATAGGTCGGCCGTGGACTGGAATCCAGCTCGAGTCACTTTCACCTTCACATCGGGACACAAACACAAGCTGGAAACAGGTCTCTGCATGCTAACGACATGCTAACAGCTAGCCTTAGCACATGACAACACGTCACGTCAGTCACGTGACCgccaaaggtgttttttttttttaaacaaactttattGGAATTTACAACAAACATGAAATTTACAAACAGAAGGcctaaaagtagaaaatggggtacggaagaaggaaaaaaaaaaaaaaaaaaaaaaacaagcacggAAGAAAAGCACTCCGCCGCTCAGAAAAACTCCTTCTTCTCCACTCCTGTGACCTCCGACAGCATGGCATGAACCCCACCTGGTGGACCTGTGAGAGTAGCTCATCACTTTTATCTACACACAGTTACCCACAGTAATTTAACAAGTAATTATGGataattaaacaaataaatgttAGGATATCacacaggtcatgtgatcaattgactaaAAATCAGTGTAGAATCATAGTACTCCACTGGCTgtatgagatacacctcttgtttttgcattttaaatctgttcatacttttaattaatttttatatgtaaatattagcttTTTAGGTCAATggcttccaggtcatgtgatcagttgactcaaaatcagtgtatAATCATTGTGCTCCGCAcctcttgttttgttttgaaagccattcatatttttattaattttatatgtAAATGTTAGCATTTTAACTCAACAGCTAAAATGCCAACATTTTAGCTGCTGTTGTAGCCTTAAACACAATAtctcggatctggctgtatctactGTGGCGATCCCGAAGAAAACGGGAGCAGATGAATGGACATCTCTGTTTTGAAAAgcccacctttttattttgaaaacaggaaGTTGGTACTCGCCGTAGCCGTGTTCGATCTCCGTGTGTTTACTGTAAAGTCTGCAATACGGGTGCACTTAAAATGTTGAAGTGGCTTGCTCGGAGTCGCTCTGTCCCCGGAGCGAAGAGGAGGTTTTCAGCAGCAAAGAGGGTAAACCGGAGCGAATATCTATCGAATATCAAAAGTAAAACTAACTTCACTGCGGTGCGCATATCGACGGGTCACGTGACGCTCGTGACGTTTTCCTGACTCGGTGTCTCGTCACGCTGAGCGATCCATGATGGCGGCTCCCGGGGTTTCACGTGAGCCGTTCGCGGACGGAGTCCGAGCGGTTCTACACACCTGGCCCGTTCTACAGGTAGGTATGACGTCACAGACCGTGCGGATCGGACCAGTACCGACGAGGTGCTGAGTCCAGGTTGTTGTAAAGTCTGCCTGCTTTCGGTTGGTGGAAACCTTGTTTTCTATGAAGAAAGAGACTTTATGGCAAACTGAACTGTGGGGAAGAAGAAAACACGAAGCTGAGAAGATAAACTGAAAGGCATAGTGCAGTCAGCGCGCAGACCGCCGCCACTGTCCCGTTTATATGTTTGCTGGAACAGTTCGTCCTCTGACATCTCCGTAAAGCTTCTTAGATCCTTACTGCTTTACTTTGgtcctaatgctgcgttcacaccggacgccacaaaTTCACGTCCCTCGCCTGGCGATACCATCGCCCTGTGtgacgctctgcttttgctgcaaaaactcgctccagtgcgtcatcaaataggaggagcttccattccgctcgccgtcgAGTCAAcacgacggaccttgatcacacagagcaagttgctgtgttgtatttgttgtggaaagctgacaaacgtcgccagcggcaccgtccctgggttcacaacatccccaTGAGACGTTCCTAATTCGGGGGGTTTCATCATTTGctgaggagctgcatctggatgatggccactttcagtggtacttcgcctctccaggacccaggagGTCCCGTTCGCGCGTGcacgtgaacaaaaaaaaaaaaaaaactggctgctgcagttcctctctctctcccctctaactctgtcataattgtgttataaaccagtcaccatttgttttattatacatctgtgtagttagtaaaattatcttcacggatgattcgttcaCGCACACTCGCTGCTGCGGTGCTCCTCGCTCTCCCCTAAAATCTGTTATAAtcgtgaaataaaggacaaaagggacataggtcctgctcacaggctagcATAAAGtatgaactccagacatctccaagtcactacatatccagtccctaattggtcatcgcagcgcgacaagatgaaaaagttgatttttcaacttggggaagagggcgatgCAACGTGATAACGCACCACAAACGCGCCAGTCGCTCagaatcgcttcattcgcgtcactTCATTTGTGTCCATCACGTCGCACTGTGTGGCTTGAACTTTTTGGCGccacaacgtgtccttccatagggattacatggcaacctgtcgccaccATTGCTCACGTGGTGTCCGGTATGAACGCGGCATAATAACGCATcgctgatcctgattgctgacctttgaaccAGATCCCATCTTTGATCCCGATTTCCAACATTTGAACCAGacccatctttgatcctgattgccagCATTTAAACCAGACTTATCTTTGATTCTcattactgacctttgatcctgatcccatctttgatcctgactgccaACATTTGGACCAGAaaccatctttgatcctgattgctgacctttaaaCCTGATCCCATCTTTGATCCTTATCACACATCTTTAAtcttgattgctgacctttgatcctgatcaatgctttttttttttttacttatttaataCCATATAGTTCTCAAACTGTGTATCATGTACCAATGATGGCCTCCCTCTGCTGGTACGCTGAGTCACTGAGATTTTTTTCATAAAGATAAAAGTATAGAAGTCTAcagacccccccccacacacacaccagaaaacattaaccacaattttttttaagcaCTGAAATTATATTTAAAGTAGGTTTTCATCTTTAAAAAGAATGTTTGGGCTTCGATTCAAGCCAGCAGTACAAACAGCAGACCGTCAGTTTTAAAGCATCTTCAGCTTTAAAGGCATTAAGAGACGTACAACAGTGACTGTGTTCTAAACAACCAACTGTTTTTTAAAGTCGTTTATACCTTCGACAATTCAACTttttaaatgctccgtaggtctgccatgtttttattttatttatttatttttgctattcattttaacttcttgtctgttttatttgtttttattagttttattgttgttatatattgttatgttgttgtttttttttttgtttgtttttttacagactgctcaaatgaaattgccctttgtgg includes:
- the rad51c gene encoding DNA repair protein RAD51 homolog 3 codes for the protein MQRPVSSLCLCPDVKVKVTRAGFQSTADLLHLQPLQLSKEAGLSQQEALEVLQAVRRNVDERRSMTALELLHKEEELRSIVTFSSALDAALGGGLPVGKITEICGIPGVGKTQLCLQVAVDVQIPECFGGLGAQAVFIDTEGSFVLQRAVDLAAAAVHHCSLLAEDEEQLAAMTTFTVDTILSNLFLVRCHDYVELLAEVHLLPDFLSQHPNIRLLVIDSVAFLFRQNFDDLSQRTRLLCGLAQQLIAMATKQNIAVVITNQMTTKLQNGQSQVVPALGESWGHTSTQRLLLHWSGECRLASILKSPVHAGATVQYRLTADGFRDVDQSEELHGSTGSQSKRARLHEDHSDSAQGSVSS